The genomic segment ATGGGGCGTACGTTCTTGCCACCGCTCGACTGTCCGTTCCAAATGGCTGACAAGCTAGTAGAGCAAGCTCGAAAGCGTACGAAGCTCATTTTTGTAGACTTTCATGCCGAAGCCACATCGGAGAAGCAAGCAATGTCATGGTACCTCGATGGGAAGGTAACAGCGGTCGTGGGGACACATACCCATGTGCAAACAGCTGATGAACGTATTTTGCCTCAAGGAACCGGATTTTTGTGTGATGTAGGAATGTGTGGCCCAAGTAACGGCATTTTGGGAATGGAACGCGAAGCTGTTATTAAGAAATTTTTGACGCAGCTCCCTGTTCGCTTTGAGGTAGCGCCAGATCCTGCGCAGTTGAATGCGGTGCTGATTACCATAGATAAAGCGACTGGGCATGCGAAAAAAATGGAACGAATCAGAATTGACTCTGACCATCCGTTTATGGAATAATGGGAATAAGATTAGAATTTTTTGAATCTTTCAAGCAAGTTAGCAGGAATTTTTAGGGGTTATGCGAATATCATTCTAATGATGACAGGATTCCTATCAGACGGGAGGTTCAAAAAGGATGGAAGTATTAAAAGTTTCAGCAAAGTCTAACCCCAATTCCGTTGCTGGTGCCCTTGCCGGAGTTCTTCGTGAACGAGGAGCGGCTGAGATCCAAGCCATTGGCGCTGGGGCGCTTAATCAAGCTGTGAAGGCAGTAGCAATCGCACGAGGGTTCGTAGCGCCGAGTGGAGTTGACCTCATTTGTATTCCAGCCTTTACCGACATCGTGATTGATGGAGAAGAACGAACTGCAATCAAATTAATCGTAGAACCCAGATGATACAACTGCAAATGCTTCACCTGCCTGTTTGTTCGAAGAATGAACAGGTTTTTTCGTTTGTCCAGAAGTATTCCCTTTGAAGATATCGAAGAGAAGGAGCGTTTCCATATGAAAATCTTTGATGCGCATAGCGATGTATTATGCAAGCTATGGCAGAACCCCGAGCTGGACTTTTA from the Brevibacillus brevis genome contains:
- a CDS encoding TIGR00282 family metallophosphoesterase yields the protein MKLLFIGDIMGSPGREIVKTYLPLLKRKYNPTFIVANGENAAHGRGITEKITKELFEWGVQAITLGNHTWDQREIFDFIDDEPRMIRPANFPEGAPGKGITYIKQPEGELAVINLMGRTFLPPLDCPFQMADKLVEQARKRTKLIFVDFHAEATSEKQAMSWYLDGKVTAVVGTHTHVQTADERILPQGTGFLCDVGMCGPSNGILGMEREAVIKKFLTQLPVRFEVAPDPAQLNAVLITIDKATGHAKKMERIRIDSDHPFME
- the spoVS gene encoding stage V sporulation protein SpoVS; amino-acid sequence: MEVLKVSAKSNPNSVAGALAGVLRERGAAEIQAIGAGALNQAVKAVAIARGFVAPSGVDLICIPAFTDIVIDGEERTAIKLIVEPR